The window GGCTTCGGACCGAACGCGGTCACCATGAAGAGGTAGGTCCGTCCCCCGGTCACATCCAGTCTGATCTGCGAGGCCAATCCGCCCCCGCTGTCATCATCGCACGCGAGTTCGGTGAGAGAGCCGCACGAGCCGGTATACGCCGAGAGGACCGTGTCGTAGTTGCTCCCAGCAGTATCAGCAGTGACGGTGCCGGTTGTGGTTGGAGTGAACCTATACCAGACGCTGTTGGAATTGCGCGCCGGGCCGCCGAGTGTACACGATTGCAGCGGATCGTCACTGGAGCTGGTCGCCTTCGTCGTATCAAGCGTCTCGGTGAAGGGCAGCGTGGTGATCTCTCGGGCATTGAGGCAACTATCGTTCGGGCCCTGATCGCTCGACGTTCCGCGCGTGTGGTCGAAGCTGAAGGCCAAGAAGGCCGCCGAACCAAGCGACAGCACCTGCTGACCGGTTCGGGTATTGTGAATGCGGACATCGGTGCCGACAGCGATGGCCACCGCATCTCCATCCAGGCTGAACGCCACAAACGTGGCCGAGGCGAGCGACAGTATCTGTTGGCCGTTTCGCGCGTTGTGGAGGCGTACATCAGCGCCGACAGCGATGGCGACCGTCTCTCCATCCGACGAAAAACCTAAAAACGTCGCCGAGCCGAGCAATACCACTTGCTGACCGGTTCGCGCGTTGTGGATGCGAACGTCGCTGCCCACACCGAAAGCCACCGTCTCCCCTTCGGGCGAGAACCCCAGGAACGTCGCCGACCCCAACGAGACTGTCTGCTGACCCGTCCGCGTGTTGTGAATCCGAACGTCGGTGCCCACGCCGATGGCAACAGTCTGTCCATCAGGTGAAAAACCCAAAAACGTCGCCGACCCCAGCGACACCACCTGCGCGCCCGTGCGGGCATTGTGAATGCGAACGTCGCTGCCGACGCGGATGGCCACTGCTCCTGAATCCGGGCTGAAGCCCAGGAAGGTGGCCGAGCCGAGCGACACCACCTGCGAGCCGCTCTGAACATTGTGGATGCGCACATCGGTGCCGACAGCGATGGAAACAGTCTCTCCGTCAGGCGAGAACGCCAGGAACGTCGCCGAGCTGAGCGACAGTACCGGCTGGCCCGTCCGAGCGTTATGGATGTGAACATCGCTGCCCACCTTGAGGGCGACCGTCTCTCCATCCGGCGAGAATCCCAGAAAAGTGGCCGAGCCGAGTGACAGAAGCTGCTGACCGGTTTGTGCATTGTGGATGCGCACATCGGTCCCCACGCCGAGGGCGACGGTTTGTCCGTCCGGCGAGAACCCGAGGAATGTCGCCGGGCCGCTTGACAATATCTGCTGACCGGTTCGCGCATTGTGGATGCGAACGTCGCTGCCCACACCGATGGCGACCGTCTCTCCATCCGGCGAAAAACCCAAAAACGTCGCCGACCCCAGCGACACCACCTGCGCGCCCGTGCGGGCATTATGGATCCGAACATCTGTGCCTACGCCGATGGCTACCGTCTCGCCTTCGGGCGAGAACCCCAGGAACGTCGCCAATCCCAACGACACCGTTTGCATACCCGTTTGCATGTTGTGGATTCTGACCTCGTTCCCCACACTGAGAGCGGCGGTTTGCCCGTCCGGCGAAAACCCCAGGAATGTCGCCGACCCCAGCGACACCACCTGCTGGCCGGTGAGAGCGTTGTGAAGTTGAACACTGTTCCCGACCCTGGTCGCTATCGTCTCGCCGTCGGACGAGTATGCCAGGAACGTCGCCGAACTGAGCGACAGCGCCTGAGCGCCCGTTTGGGTGTTATGGACTCTGACCTCGGGGCCAACACCGATGGCAACTGTCTCTCCGGACGGGCTGAAGCCAAGAAAGCTGGCCGAGCCGAGCGACAGCGCCTGAGCGCCCGTCCGGGTGCTATGGATCCTGACATCCGAGCCCACGCCAATGGCTGCACTGTTACTGTCTTTGTCAACCGGACTGAGGATCAACTCATAACCGCCGCTGGAAGCGCTCCTGGAGGACGTCACGAGAATGATGTAGCTACCCGTCACTGGCAACTGAATCACGTTGATGAGAGCGTTGGTGCCCGAGCCGGAGTTATCGTCGTGGATGACTCCGATGGTGGAACCCACATGTGAGCGAAGCTGACCGAATACAGTGATGGTATCTGTTGCTGCTGGCAGGCTCGGATTGGTGGCCGTAGCGATGGCTGTATAAACGTTGCGCCCAACACGGCAGGGCACGGCGACGCTGAAACTGCCATCAATGCCGACATTCGCGGTGACATCGCCTTGACCATCGCCGGTGGTATCAATCACGACCGACTGCAGTCCGACGACGCCGGGCAAGGAGGCGGTGACCTTCGGAACATCCGCGAAGGTGGGAATGGCGGTGAACGTGCCGCCGGTCACCTGAGCGATTTCCGTCAGTGAGGCCGGACTCACGCCACTGCCAATCCCGAACGTATCAATGCGAATCCCGCCCGGGCGAAAGCGTTCGAGCGGTCCGCCAGGCTGTTTGTAACTGTCATTGTCGGGGGCTCCATCTGAGAAAAAGAGCACCACCTCCGAAATACTGTCAGTGGCGCTGGAGGGAGCTAAAGCCGTCAAGGTCTTCTCAAGCGCATCTCGGTAATTGGTGGTGCCCGATCCGATCCGTGGCAGTCCGGCCTCTATTTGAGCGCGGGAGCGAGTGAGCGGCACGACGATGGCGGCGGTGCTATGAAACTGAACCAACGCAACCGACGACGAGAGCAATCCATCATCATCGGGATCGAGTGCGGCGAGAATCGCGCGCACACCCGCAACTTGTAAGCTGTGCTCCTGATCGTCCACGCTGCCGGAGACATCGAGCACAATACAGACTTCAAGATTGGTGGGAACGCCGGTTCCCGTCACGCCGGCTTTGCCGGTTAACTGAATGTTGGTCGGACTGGCCGGGATGGGAATCGTCGAACCATCAGGCGGCGAAGTGATGTTGACGAAGACGCCGGCTTGTTGCAACTGGTCGGCGAACGATGCCGAGATGATGTCCGAACTTTCGGCATCGAGCATTTCTGCCGACGTCGGTGGTTTCGGAAATAGTCGTGAGGCGTCGAGAAAGAGCGTCACGGCCGGATCGAGCGCGCCGGAGGTCGAGTTGACTTCGATTTTGACCGATTCACCGGCGATGCCTTGGAACTGGTAGATGTCGGCATCAGAGTTATAGTCAATGACGCCCTGCACGCGCTGGCCAATCAGAATACTCCCGCCCTCAACGTCCACGCTCGGTCCTTGCGCGAGCGCCGCGGGCGCGGGTTCAATGTCGGGATTGGGCAAAATGGCGTGATCAGAGTTTATAGTCTCAAGAGAAGCTCCAGAGCTGATCGGAGCCTCCGAGGAAAGCGGCTGAATCGAAATAGTGCCGAAACCGAGGCAAAAAGTTATGGCAGATGCGAGGATTCTGAACAGGGGGCTTCTCCTTCGGCGCATAAAATCTCCTCCTGAGTGCATGTGAGGGTGGTGGCTGCCCGTCCAACAGGTGAGGGATCTCTAGCCCTCCGGGCAGGTCGTCCGGCGGGCAACATGCTGATCCTCCTCTCACTTTTCTCTCTCACGAAAAAACGTTAAACTGAGAGCAATCAGTGTGCCACAATCCGAATAGGGCAGGGGTGTGACCGAAACGACACCGGCAGCAGGCACCAGTCGGTTAAAATTTCGGCCGAAGATAAATGTCCTCAGCGGCTTAGCAAGGATCTTTCACCGATAGACCTCGTGCACAGCCACCTTCCTTTTCTTAGACTGGTCTCCTTCGGAGTGCGTTCGGGAGGAGCCAAATAACCCAACACACGTCAATTCATGTATAACCCTCTGCTTGGTGAGGGTTTGTATGGGGAGTTAAATGACCACGGCCTGGAGCAAGTTACTCAGGCTGGTTTTAAGCAGGCATGGACCGACTGATATGCGAGGGGACTCGATTCCGGATGGAAAATTCTTGCCCGACATCGTTCACACCCAGTCGGCTGCCCTTAGAGACCTGGTATCTCGCTATAAGGTCAAGTCGTTTTAGTCGGAGGGTGGAAGGGGGGTTCGCTCTGTGCGGCGCGGAGGCAGCACTTTTACGAGCATGCTCGACGACGCGGGTGGAAGGGACCTGAGGTGAAACGCAGGGAGGCTCCCCGCTGGCGTCATATCTCATTGCGGGAGGCTCCACCCACCTGCCTGTTATCAGGTGGTGCGGGCACAGCGCGCAGAGGCAGCCTGCTTGGCGTATTCTGCGTCAGGATGGCTGGCGAATTTTTTGAACCGGTATCAGGGTAATCCACCCGACATCCGGCCGCTGTGAAGGCGATTGTCCCACCTTTTTGTGATGAACGTCCGCTGGTGAGACCGGTCCGCGAGCAATCGAGAGTTTCAGACGGCGGCCTTGCGGAGTTTACGCTTGAGCGCATGAATCTGGCGGCGAATGAGTTTCAGTTGCAGGCGATCGTGAGCGGCAATGGCGGCATCGCGTTTCCTTTTCAGCTCGCGGATCTGGGCCTTGATGGCCATTTTGTTGGCCAGCGCCGCCGCTCGATGCTCGCGGGTATCAATGCCGAGAATCTTGCAGAGCACAAGCAGCAGTTGCTCCTTGTGCATTTGCGTATATCCCCGAAGGGCTTCGGCATGTTCCTCCTTCAAGCCTTCGGCCAGATGGCGAAGTTCACCAACGGTCATCTTCTTGAGCTGTTCGAGCGTGTAGGCCATAGGCATCCTCCATAAGATCATCACCAGTGGAAGAGGTCACGGTTAGAGCTGGCGACCTCGGTCCTCGCCTGCGAGAGCTTCGACTCGAAGGCCCGTTTCCCGGGCGAGCCGATTATGATTCGATCTCATCGTTTCGGTCACCGACGACCTCTCCCGCCACAGGCGATCGGTGTGCAAGCGCAGCTTGAGCAAGATAACCAATACGGCGGTCATTCGTCAAAAAGGGGAATCGCCGGTGTGAGTCGCTCTTTCCGGTGGTGAGATTCGCCCCCTTCGTTGACAAATCAAGAGGCGGTGTGCTAAAAAGTCGTGCTTTCCGAATCGGGGGATTGGCGGCGCACACCGAAACCGATGCCAGAAGAGAAACAAGAAAAGCCAGCAACCAAGCCTGCACCGCCGGCGGCCAAAGCGCCCCCGACGCTCCCGATGGCCGACATTTCCGAGACTCCCCTGGTCCGCCGATTGGCCGAGCACTTCCCCGGGGCGGTTATTGAAGCGCAGGAGATCTTCGGGTTGCCCACGCTCCGCATCGCTCGGGATCACATTGTCGCCGTCTGTCAGTTCTTGCGCGATGATCCGGAGACGCAGTTCGACTTCCTCACCGATCTGACGGCCCGTCACATTCCCGAGGCGGAGAAGCCCTTCCAGGTGATCTATCATCTCTACTCCTTTTCCCGAAATGTGCGCTTGCGGTTGAAGGTTGATCTGGCCGAAGGCCAAACCTGTCCGAGCGTCGTCTCGGTGTGGGGAGCGGCCAACTGGATGGAGCGCGAGGCCTATGATCTCGTGGGGGTGAGGTTCGAGGGGCATCCCGATCTCCGGCGGTTGCTTTTGCCCGAAGACTGGGACGGTCATCCGCTGCGCAAGGACTATCCTCTGACATTTCGCTACAATCGCTGGACGGCTGAGCATCTCAATATGATCGAGTTCCGCGAGGGCACGGAGTATAGCGGGAGGTTCGAGTAGATGCACAAACCCGAAGTCGCCATTACGCGAGAGAAGTTGCTGGCGGCGCGCGAGATGGTCCTCAACATGGGGCCGCAGCACCCCTCGACGCACGGCGTGCTGCGGGTGATCCTCAAACTCGACGGGGAAACCGTCATTGATCTGGACTGCGACATCGGCTATCTCCACCGGGGCGTCGAGAAGATTTGCGAGAATCGCACCTACGTTCACATCGAACCCTATTTTGATCGTCTCGACTATGTGGCCGCCGTCTCCAACGATCTCTGTTACGTCGAGACGGTGGAGAAGATCGCCGGGATCGAGGTGCCGGAGAAAGCCCGCTACATTCGCGTCATCCTGACCGAGCTTCAGCGCATTGCCAGTCACCTGCTTTGGCTGGGCACGCATGCGATGGATATCGGGGCGGTCACGATCTTTCTCTACGCTTTCCGCGAGCGCGAGGAGATTCTGAAAATCTTCGAGAATTACTTCGGTGCGCGGCTGACGGCCAATGCCTTCCGCATCGGCGGCCTCCAATACGACATCTACGACGGCTTCGAGGAGCAGGTGCGCGAGTTCTGTCGGATCTTTCCCGAACGACTCCGCGAGTATGAGACGATCTTGAACGAGAACCGCATCTGGTTACAGCGCACCGTCGGCATCGGCATCCTGACGGCGGAGGAGGCCAAAGACCTCGGCGTCACGGGGCCGGTCCTCCGGGCCTCGGGCGTGAAGTGGGATATTCGCAAGGCCTTTCCTTACGAAGTCTACGATCAGGTGGAGTTCGACATCCCCGTGGGAGAGAACGGGGATACCTATGATCGCTACCTCGTGCGCATGGAGGAGATGCGCCAGAGCCGACGCATCATCCTCCAGTGCCTGGACAAACTGAAGACATTGCATCCGGGGCCGATCCTGGGAAAAGTGCCCAAGATCATCCGCCCGCCACTTGGCGAGGTCTATCATTCGATTGAGTCGCCCAAAGGGGAATTGGGGATTTATCTCGTGAGCAACGGGACGTCGTTCCCGGAGCGACTGCGGATTCGCCCGCCCTCGCTCATCAATTTGCAGGCGCTCAAGAAAATGGCCGTCGGGCATCTGGTGGCCGATGTGGTGGCGCTCATCGGCTCGATTGATATTGTCCTGGGGGAAGTGGACCGATGAGGGGATCCGGCGCGAGGAGAGAAAGCAATGGAGATTCTTCGGGCGCTCGCTGAGAATCCGGTTATCGCCGAGTACGTACTGGCGCGGCTGCCGGCCATCATCATCGTGCTCTTTCTCATTCTGACGGCGGCGGCCTATCTCGTCTATGCCGAGCGCAAAATCAGCGCCTTCATTCAAGCCCGATTGGGGCCGATGCGCGTGGGCCCGTGGGGATTGCTGCAACCACTGGCCGATGCGCTCAAGCTCCTGTCCAAGGAAGACATCATCCCGGCGCGAGCCGACCGAACGATCTTCGCGCTCGCTCCCATCATCTCGGTGGCGGCGGCGCTCGTGGTTCTGGCCGTTCTTCCCTTCGGTCCGGGACGGGCGACGATTACCGATGTGAATATCGGGTTGCTGTTTATCCTCTCGGTCTCATCGGTCGGCGTGCTGGGAATCATCCTGGGAGGCTGGGCGTCCAACAGCAAATATCCGCTTCTGGGGGCGCTGCGCTCGTCGGCGCAGATGGTCAGCTACGAAGTGGCGATGGGATTGGCGCTCATCGGTCCGCTCATGCTGGCCAAGACGCTCTCGATGGTCGGGATCATCGAGGCCCAGATGAGCGATGGGCTGTGGTACATTTTCTACCAGCCGATGGCCTTCCTCATCTTCCTCATCGGCGGACTGGCCGAGACCAATCGCGCGCCCTTCGACCTGCCTGAAGGGGAGTCGGAACTCGTCGCCGGGTTCCACACCGAGTACAGCGGTTTTCGCTGGGCGCTCTACTTCGTCGCCGAGTACACCAATATCGTCGTCTCGGCGGCTGTCGCGGTGACGCTCTTTCTCGGCGGCTGGCATTTTCCCGGTCTGACGAGGATCGCCCAACCCGGCACGGCGCTCTACACGGTCCTCAGCATCCTGGTCTTCGCCGTGAAGGTTCTGGCCATCGTCTATTGTTTCATCTGGTTCCGCTGGACATTTCCCCGCTATCGCTACGATCAATTGATGGACCTGGGGTGGCGCTGGCTGATCCCGGCAGCGATGGCCAATATCTTGCTCACCGGAGCCATCCTCGTCATCGGTCAGGATATGGGACTGGTCGAGACGGTGGCGACGGCTACGGGCGAACGGCTCGTGAGCGTGGGACTGTGGGGCAAGCTCTTTCTGATCGCCGCGGCGCTTTTGCTGACCATTCCCATCACCTGGGTCATACTGGCCATCATCAATCGCCGCTCGGCGGATTTCAACCTGCGCGTCCAGCGCCAGATTCGGTTGAGCGAAGCCGGAGAGGCGGACAAGGAAGTTTTCGCTCGGGTCTGATGGAGAGCCTCGACGATTCGGAGACCGAAAGAGCACGGGCGATACGCCCAAGGAGAGGATCATGGCCGAGAGACGACGCAACTGGAAGGAAACGATTGCTCGGTTCCTGTTGCTCGACCTCATCAAGGGGTTGCTGGTGACCTTCAAGTATCAGGCGCCGAAGCATTGTTACACCGAACAATATCCCAAGGTGCGACCGAAGATCGCCGAACGGTTTCGGGGAGCGCCCCGATTGAATCTCGATCCGGAGACGGGCGAGACGCTCTGCATTGCGTGCAACCTGTGCGCCGTCGCCTGTCCGGAAAATCTCATCACGGTGATCGAAACCGTCAAGGAATACGTTGATCACGAGGGGAAGACGAAAAAGAAGCGGGTGCTCGCCGACTACACCTACGATACGTCGCGCTGCATGTTCTGCGGCCATTGCCAGGATGTCTGTCCGACCTACGCCATCGAGCTGACGCAGGAGTTCGAGCTGGCCATCTATCGGCGAAAGGATTTCGTCTGGTCGTGGGAGATGCTGGAGAAGGGAATCGAGCAAC is drawn from Blastocatellia bacterium and contains these coding sequences:
- a CDS encoding right-handed parallel beta-helix repeat-containing protein; translation: MDVEGGSILIGQRVQGVIDYNSDADIYQFQGIAGESVKIEVNSTSGALDPAVTLFLDASRLFPKPPTSAEMLDAESSDIISASFADQLQQAGVFVNITSPPDGSTIPIPASPTNIQLTGKAGVTGTGVPTNLEVCIVLDVSGSVDDQEHSLQVAGVRAILAALDPDDDGLLSSSVALVQFHSTAAIVVPLTRSRAQIEAGLPRIGSGTTNYRDALEKTLTALAPSSATDSISEVVLFFSDGAPDNDSYKQPGGPLERFRPGGIRIDTFGIGSGVSPASLTEIAQVTGGTFTAIPTFADVPKVTASLPGVVGLQSVVIDTTGDGQGDVTANVGIDGSFSVAVPCRVGRNVYTAIATATNPSLPAATDTITVFGQLRSHVGSTIGVIHDDNSGSGTNALINVIQLPVTGSYIILVTSSRSASSGGYELILSPVDKDSNSAAIGVGSDVRIHSTRTGAQALSLGSASFLGFSPSGETVAIGVGPEVRVHNTQTGAQALSLSSATFLAYSSDGETIATRVGNSVQLHNALTGQQVVSLGSATFLGFSPDGQTAALSVGNEVRIHNMQTGMQTVSLGLATFLGFSPEGETVAIGVGTDVRIHNARTGAQVVSLGSATFLGFSPDGETVAIGVGSDVRIHNARTGQQILSSGPATFLGFSPDGQTVALGVGTDVRIHNAQTGQQLLSLGSATFLGFSPDGETVALKVGSDVHIHNARTGQPVLSLSSATFLAFSPDGETVSIAVGTDVRIHNVQSGSQVVSLGSATFLGFSPDSGAVAIRVGSDVRIHNARTGAQVVSLGSATFLGFSPDGQTVAIGVGTDVRIHNTRTGQQTVSLGSATFLGFSPEGETVAFGVGSDVRIHNARTGQQVVLLGSATFLGFSSDGETVAIAVGADVRLHNARNGQQILSLASATFVAFSLDGDAVAIAVGTDVRIHNTRTGQQVLSLGSAAFLAFSFDHTRGTSSDQGPNDSCLNAREITTLPFTETLDTTKATSSSDDPLQSCTLGGPARNSNSVWYRFTPTTTGTVTADTAGSNYDTVLSAYTGSCGSLTELACDDDSGGGLASQIRLDVTGGRTYLFMVTAFGPKPTGGTLVFNFQFAPRGPRIIRVAQHGGGDFTSVQTAIDDAKQGEIVEIIDSETYRENLRITTNGITVRAAQGRTPVIDGSSREGHAIEIDGATGVTIEGLMIRGGNFSSGGGAGVRARNGASVTLINNVITSNQRGVSVSASQMILRNNRVESNRGTGIIFFTRSSGSIEGNTIQNNNDTDPDSAFDRGIEVQDLAQPMEIKNNTISSNASHGVIIFSSSVTLTGNTISGNSIGILATVSGSSATGSVVMVRSNTIENHRQEGIFLLAQTSGDIIGNKILNNNDRNSTTFFDRGIELVNTAGEFLIQNNEIVGNGNQGVIIFSTRARLINNVITGNRAGVVLNASSDTPTVGAQVNLINNTVASNSSLGVGTVLGSNSRAIIVNSIVSGNADDLDGIASTDVSFTLIGDGTFAAQNNNLTGDPRFVNPSAGNFRLQSNSPAIDRGSNAAIVGVLTDLVGTPRVVDGNGDGTATVDLGAYEFQ
- a CDS encoding NADH-quinone oxidoreductase subunit C, which produces MPEEKQEKPATKPAPPAAKAPPTLPMADISETPLVRRLAEHFPGAVIEAQEIFGLPTLRIARDHIVAVCQFLRDDPETQFDFLTDLTARHIPEAEKPFQVIYHLYSFSRNVRLRLKVDLAEGQTCPSVVSVWGAANWMEREAYDLVGVRFEGHPDLRRLLLPEDWDGHPLRKDYPLTFRYNRWTAEHLNMIEFREGTEYSGRFE
- a CDS encoding NADH-quinone oxidoreductase subunit D: MAAREMVLNMGPQHPSTHGVLRVILKLDGETVIDLDCDIGYLHRGVEKICENRTYVHIEPYFDRLDYVAAVSNDLCYVETVEKIAGIEVPEKARYIRVILTELQRIASHLLWLGTHAMDIGAVTIFLYAFREREEILKIFENYFGARLTANAFRIGGLQYDIYDGFEEQVREFCRIFPERLREYETILNENRIWLQRTVGIGILTAEEAKDLGVTGPVLRASGVKWDIRKAFPYEVYDQVEFDIPVGENGDTYDRYLVRMEEMRQSRRIILQCLDKLKTLHPGPILGKVPKIIRPPLGEVYHSIESPKGELGIYLVSNGTSFPERLRIRPPSLINLQALKKMAVGHLVADVVALIGSIDIVLGEVDR
- a CDS encoding 4Fe-4S binding protein gives rise to the protein MAERRRNWKETIARFLLLDLIKGLLVTFKYQAPKHCYTEQYPKVRPKIAERFRGAPRLNLDPETGETLCIACNLCAVACPENLITVIETVKEYVDHEGKTKKKRVLADYTYDTSRCMFCGHCQDVCPTYAIELTQEFELAIYRRKDFVWSWEMLEKGIEQPIYTR